A single Acidobacteriaceae bacterium DNA region contains:
- a CDS encoding nuclear transport factor 2 family protein codes for MSRTFAARLSSLPLGLALLVPAAAAQQPSMPAPVPADRHTLIPLPTTKISAGALELMKLEGDFANDVAKGGGKAFASWFADDAVTLNNGQPAVQGQPAIAAQANWDPKSYQLSWYPEGAQMGPAGDTGFTWGHYEAKGQDPKGQPITSSGRYITFWKKVNGRWKVALDASANDAPPAVSQP; via the coding sequence ATGTCTCGTACGTTCGCCGCCCGGCTCTCTTCGCTCCCGCTCGGTCTCGCTCTCCTGGTCCCGGCCGCCGCCGCGCAGCAGCCGTCCATGCCTGCGCCGGTTCCGGCGGACAGGCACACGCTGATCCCGCTGCCGACGACGAAGATCTCGGCCGGGGCGCTGGAACTCATGAAGCTCGAGGGCGACTTCGCGAACGACGTCGCCAAGGGTGGCGGGAAGGCGTTTGCGTCGTGGTTTGCTGACGATGCCGTGACGCTGAACAACGGCCAACCCGCGGTGCAGGGGCAGCCGGCCATTGCAGCGCAGGCCAACTGGGACCCGAAGTCCTATCAGCTCTCCTGGTATCCCGAGGGGGCGCAGATGGGACCGGCCGGCGACACGGGCTTTACTTGGGGCCATTATGAGGCCAAGGGCCAGGATCCGAAGGGGCAGCCGATAACGTCCTCGGGGCGGTATATCACGTTCTGGAAGAAGGTAAACGGCCGCTGGAAAGTCGCCCTGGATGCGAGTGCGAACGATGCTCCTCCGGCGGTGTCGCAACCCTAA